The following coding sequences lie in one Leucobacter allii genomic window:
- a CDS encoding aspartate aminotransferase family protein: MNGADASPVDRADRVIPGACFGYTRIPDEDAFVASHGRGSRIFTTAETELVDYTLGSGPLLVGHAHPRVTRAIAEQAAKGTHFYAMNEPAISLAELIVESVPRVEAVKFCADGSQATFFAMRLARAATGRETVMKFAGAYHGHHDYALPSFPGVPEDRGAVGADSLGIPAGATEKIVVAGFNDLVSAQDMARAHRGDLAAIIVEPVQRSLPPAPGFLQGLRELADETGALLIFDEVVTGFRLSRGGAQERYGVHADLVALGKAVGGGTAVGAVAASRELIEYLVPGSPGASQRSFMSGTLNGNPLGAAAGLALLRELDEARGREAIAAHVAEVSAGLRDLAQSKSIALDLVGPDVFFDVVFAPREPVVDLASYLSSDRAASTRFGAEMLHRGIYVVPGAKFYVSSAHTSADAERFLAAADAALDVVASVHDVAQ; encoded by the coding sequence ATGAACGGCGCGGACGCTTCACCGGTCGACCGCGCGGATCGGGTCATCCCGGGCGCCTGCTTCGGGTACACGCGGATCCCCGACGAGGACGCGTTCGTCGCGAGTCATGGCCGGGGCTCGCGGATCTTCACGACCGCGGAGACGGAGCTCGTCGACTACACGCTCGGCTCCGGTCCACTGCTCGTCGGGCACGCGCATCCGCGGGTGACACGGGCGATCGCGGAGCAGGCCGCGAAGGGCACGCACTTCTACGCGATGAACGAGCCGGCGATCTCGCTCGCGGAGCTCATCGTGGAGTCGGTGCCGCGAGTCGAGGCGGTCAAGTTCTGCGCCGACGGGTCGCAGGCGACGTTCTTCGCGATGCGGCTGGCCCGCGCGGCGACGGGTCGCGAGACGGTGATGAAGTTCGCCGGCGCCTACCACGGCCACCACGACTACGCGCTGCCGAGCTTCCCCGGCGTCCCAGAGGATCGCGGCGCGGTCGGCGCCGACTCGCTCGGGATCCCGGCTGGGGCCACCGAGAAGATCGTGGTCGCGGGGTTCAACGACCTCGTCAGTGCGCAGGACATGGCGCGCGCGCACCGGGGCGATCTCGCGGCGATCATCGTCGAGCCGGTGCAGCGTTCGCTGCCGCCCGCCCCAGGGTTCCTGCAAGGGCTGCGGGAGCTCGCGGACGAAACCGGGGCGCTGCTCATCTTCGACGAGGTCGTGACGGGGTTCCGTCTGAGCCGGGGCGGCGCCCAGGAGCGATACGGCGTCCACGCCGATCTCGTCGCCCTCGGCAAAGCGGTCGGCGGGGGCACGGCGGTCGGCGCCGTGGCGGCGAGTCGCGAGCTCATCGAGTACCTGGTCCCCGGCTCGCCCGGGGCGAGCCAGCGTTCGTTCATGAGCGGCACGCTCAACGGCAATCCGCTCGGAGCCGCGGCCGGGCTCGCGCTGCTGCGGGAGCTCGACGAGGCGCGCGGACGCGAGGCGATCGCCGCCCACGTCGCCGAGGTGTCCGCGGGGCTGCGGGACCTCGCGCAGAGCAAGTCGATCGCCCTCGACCTCGTCGGACCGGACGTCTTCTTCGACGTCGTATTCGCACCGCGGGAGCCGGTTGTCGATCTCGCGAGCTACCTCTCGAGCGACCGGGCCGCATCGACGAGGTTCGGTGCCGAGATGCTGCATCGCGGTATCTACGTCGTGCCGGGGGCGAAGTTCTACGTCTCCTCGGCGCACACCTCGGCGGACGCCGAGCGCTTCCTCGCGGCGGCCGATGCCGCCCTCGATGTCGTCGCCTCCGTGCACGACGTCGCCCAGTGA
- a CDS encoding hydantoinase B/oxoprolinase family protein — MTIAPLAEIGSGPLPGTGLDPITLSVMDSGLRTAVAEMKSVVLRTAYSNLWREAGDLSCGLLDAHGDIVAQGVGDIPIHLASMPTSMRGLLARIPAETLEPGDVLLQNDPYQGNNHMPDFIMAKPIFSEDRLIAFAAVRGHYVDIGGPTPGSYNLRATDLYGEGLRMPPVKLYRRGELNEEIVSIISLNVRNSAERLGDMRSQYAGCLAAERRLLDYCERYGTEVVEQAMREVLDVSERRARTAFREMPDGRYEFADTVDGDGFSDEPVEIRVALTIDGDEVEVDFTGTSPQARGGINSPLAVTLSATYFALKAVAEPHTSSNSGSYRPVTIVTPEGTVINPHAPAPVVAGNHETSARIADVVLGALSQAVPGRVCAAGTGSSTVLIIGRDGVVDDSIMYEVHGAGQGANIGVDGSHARRTSIGNTGNTPVEVLEGNHPIRVIGYEIRQDGGGAGRYRGGNGITRIVEFTEESTVTIVADRDRSHPYGLAGGHQGETASFVLTLPDGTEERLGGKTVRSGVPAGAVLRLTCAGAGGYGDPSLRPPAEVQADLDDGYLSPERARASYGVDVVEDESRVEGRYLIATGAER, encoded by the coding sequence ATGACCATCGCCCCACTCGCCGAGATCGGATCCGGGCCGCTTCCCGGCACCGGGCTCGACCCGATCACCCTCTCCGTCATGGACTCCGGCCTGCGCACCGCGGTCGCCGAGATGAAGTCCGTCGTGCTGCGCACGGCCTACTCGAACCTCTGGCGCGAGGCGGGCGATCTGTCCTGCGGGTTGCTCGACGCGCACGGGGACATCGTCGCCCAAGGGGTCGGGGACATCCCCATCCATCTCGCGAGCATGCCGACGTCGATGCGCGGCCTGCTCGCGAGGATCCCTGCGGAGACCCTCGAGCCGGGCGATGTGCTCCTGCAGAACGACCCGTACCAGGGCAACAACCACATGCCGGACTTCATCATGGCGAAGCCGATCTTCTCCGAGGACAGGCTCATCGCCTTCGCGGCGGTCCGCGGCCACTACGTGGACATCGGAGGTCCGACTCCGGGCAGCTACAATCTGCGGGCGACGGATCTCTACGGGGAAGGGCTCCGCATGCCCCCGGTGAAGCTCTACCGCCGCGGGGAGCTCAACGAGGAGATCGTCTCGATCATCTCCCTGAACGTGCGCAACTCGGCGGAGCGCCTGGGGGACATGCGTTCCCAGTACGCCGGCTGCCTGGCCGCCGAGCGGCGCCTGCTCGACTACTGCGAGCGCTACGGGACGGAGGTCGTGGAGCAGGCCATGCGCGAGGTCCTGGACGTGAGCGAACGGCGGGCCAGGACGGCCTTCCGCGAGATGCCGGACGGGCGCTACGAGTTCGCCGACACCGTGGACGGCGACGGGTTCAGCGATGAGCCGGTCGAGATCCGCGTCGCGCTCACGATCGACGGCGACGAGGTCGAGGTCGACTTCACCGGGACCTCTCCGCAGGCGAGAGGCGGAATCAACAGCCCGCTGGCGGTGACGCTCTCCGCGACGTACTTCGCGCTCAAGGCCGTCGCGGAGCCCCACACCTCGTCGAACTCCGGCTCATACCGGCCGGTCACCATCGTCACGCCCGAGGGCACCGTGATCAACCCCCACGCACCGGCACCGGTGGTCGCGGGCAACCACGAGACCTCCGCCCGGATCGCCGACGTCGTGCTCGGAGCCCTGTCGCAGGCGGTGCCCGGACGCGTATGCGCGGCCGGCACCGGCAGCTCGACCGTCCTCATCATCGGGCGCGACGGCGTGGTGGACGACAGCATCATGTACGAGGTGCACGGTGCCGGGCAAGGTGCGAACATCGGCGTCGACGGATCGCACGCGCGCCGGACGAGCATCGGGAATACCGGAAACACCCCGGTCGAAGTGCTCGAGGGCAATCATCCGATCCGTGTGATCGGCTATGAGATCCGTCAGGACGGCGGGGGTGCGGGGCGCTATCGGGGCGGGAACGGAATCACGCGGATCGTCGAGTTCACCGAGGAGTCGACGGTCACGATCGTCGCGGATCGGGACCGCAGTCATCCCTACGGCCTCGCCGGAGGGCACCAGGGGGAGACGGCGTCCTTCGTGCTCACCCTGCCGGACGGCACCGAGGAGCGTCTCGGCGGGAAGACGGTGCGCTCCGGAGTGCCGGCCGGTGCCGTGCTGCGGCTCACCTGCGCCGGTGCCGGAGGGTACGGAGACCCGTCGCTGCGCCCCCCGGCCGAGGTGCAGGCCGATCTCGACGACGGCTACCTCTCGCCCGAGCGGGCACGCGCGAGCTACGGCGTCGACGTGGTGGAGGACGAGAGCCGGGTCGAGGGCCGGTACCTGATCGCGACGGGAGCGGAACGATGA